In Aquiflexum balticum DSM 16537, a single genomic region encodes these proteins:
- a CDS encoding PorP/SprF family type IX secretion system membrane protein, protein MKRKIFIISMFLICTMGSQVMGQSRKYVSQFNHFQSYYNPGLTGYEGSALRGFVRNQWSGVEGAPKTFFLSLELDFGELGGLEDPALMGKNAMSLNMLHDTYGAFRETELMGSYASRIRITDRHNLRLGAGFNYLSVRLDGNALTSEQAQDATIGQYLGSFASMQIIDFNLGLALTHENYYLSYGMHNVNGGRLSSGDVFMDGKPVSMMVQAGYRHQFGENITAIGNFFYRRQSGFADNTEFNLKALMLETFWVGIGHRFNYANSLHVGYLRGNIRLGYVYEFPTNSSRQFLGNTHEFMVVLKLAGEKQYNKIW, encoded by the coding sequence ATGAAAAGGAAAATATTTATTATCAGTATGTTTCTGATCTGTACTATGGGAAGTCAGGTTATGGGTCAGAGCAGGAAATATGTCAGTCAATTCAACCATTTTCAGAGTTACTACAATCCGGGACTGACAGGCTATGAAGGAAGTGCCCTGAGAGGATTTGTAAGGAATCAATGGAGTGGGGTAGAAGGCGCGCCAAAGACCTTTTTCCTCAGTCTTGAGCTGGACTTTGGAGAATTGGGAGGACTGGAAGATCCCGCCCTCATGGGAAAAAATGCGATGAGCCTGAATATGCTTCACGATACCTATGGTGCATTCCGGGAAACCGAACTGATGGGATCCTATGCAAGCAGAATCAGGATAACAGACAGGCATAATCTTCGGCTAGGTGCAGGGTTCAACTATCTCTCCGTTAGGTTGGACGGCAATGCCCTGACCTCAGAACAGGCGCAGGACGCAACCATTGGTCAGTATCTTGGAAGTTTTGCCAGTATGCAGATCATTGATTTTAATCTGGGTCTTGCCCTTACCCACGAGAATTATTACCTATCCTATGGTATGCACAATGTCAATGGGGGCAGGTTGTCTTCAGGAGATGTTTTCATGGATGGTAAGCCTGTTTCCATGATGGTGCAGGCAGGATATAGACATCAGTTTGGTGAAAATATCACAGCAATTGGAAACTTCTTTTATAGAAGACAGTCAGGGTTTGCAGACAACACAGAATTCAACCTGAAGGCCTTAATGCTGGAGACTTTCTGGGTAGGTATTGGGCACAGATTCAACTATGCCAATTCACTCCATGTTGGGTACCTGAGAGGAAATATCCGTTTGGGATATGTCTATGAATTCCCGACTAACTCCAGCAGACAGTTTTTGGGTAATACCCATGAATTTATGGTGGTGCTGAAACTGGCAGGAGAAAAACAGTATAACAAAATATGGTAA